A stretch of the Bordetella genomosp. 8 genome encodes the following:
- a CDS encoding LysR family transcriptional regulator, with protein sequence MDLNALADFQLVAAHGGFGRASRASGRSKATLSRRVGDLEDSLGIRLIERGARSLELTEAGQMLLARTEGPMHEVAEAAAAAREGLATPRGRLRIAAPILFSQVALGRLAARFVALYPDVQVEAVAEDRFVDLVDDHFDVAVRANPGKDSTLVGRCFARDRLVLAAAPSIRKPRSRGAPALPVPAVVMTSHRDGEVWTLRNGQLSVAPQPVLRLSSLLTVRDAIAAGAGIAMLPESIIGGMLESGQLVSWGITGDDVELWALHTSRRLQSPKVRAFVDFICEQYPDGRFTVPG encoded by the coding sequence ATGGATCTGAACGCCCTGGCGGATTTCCAATTGGTCGCCGCCCATGGCGGCTTCGGCCGGGCCAGCCGCGCCAGCGGCCGGTCCAAGGCCACGCTATCGCGGCGCGTCGGCGATCTCGAAGACTCGCTGGGTATCCGGCTCATCGAACGCGGCGCCCGCAGCCTGGAGCTGACCGAGGCCGGACAGATGCTGCTGGCCCGGACGGAAGGACCGATGCATGAAGTCGCGGAAGCGGCGGCCGCGGCGCGCGAAGGACTGGCAACGCCGCGCGGCCGGCTGCGCATCGCCGCGCCCATCCTGTTCTCGCAAGTGGCGCTGGGACGGCTCGCCGCCCGATTTGTCGCGCTATACCCCGACGTGCAGGTCGAAGCCGTCGCCGAAGACCGCTTCGTCGATCTGGTCGACGATCATTTCGACGTGGCCGTCCGCGCCAATCCCGGCAAGGACAGCACCCTGGTCGGACGCTGCTTCGCCAGAGACAGGCTGGTGCTGGCCGCCGCGCCATCCATCCGCAAGCCCAGGAGCCGCGGCGCGCCAGCCCTGCCCGTTCCGGCAGTCGTCATGACCAGCCACCGCGACGGAGAAGTATGGACGCTGCGCAACGGGCAGCTCAGCGTCGCGCCTCAACCGGTCTTGCGGCTGTCTTCCCTGCTGACGGTCCGCGATGCGATCGCCGCCGGCGCGGGCATCGCCATGCTGCCCGAATCCATCATTGGCGGCATGCTGGAAAGCGGCCAGCTGGTGTCATGGGGAATCACGGGCGACGACGTCGAGCTTTGGGCCTTGCACACGTCCCGGCGCCTGCAGAGCCCGAAAGTACGGGCCTTCGTCGACTTCATTTGCGAACAGTACCCGGATGGACGGTTCACGGTGCCAGGCTGA
- a CDS encoding SDR family oxidoreductase, protein MKLSDNTILITGGTSGIGRGLAQAFHALGNKVVIAGRRQALLDEITAAHPGMEGVQLDIADADDIERVARTLIARYAGLNVLINNAGIMPFDNAAAAVDDTTSRRILDTNLLGPIRLTSALIEHLKAQPRATIIHNTSVLAYVPIATNAVYSASKAALHSYALSQRFMLRDTSVTVQEIAPPWVDTDLIKKSGDPRAMPLDAFIAETMKGLATDAPEVFVEGIRALRDNPGSGEHAFVHAFNQSIVDNPIPV, encoded by the coding sequence ATGAAGCTCAGCGACAACACCATCCTGATCACCGGCGGTACGTCCGGCATCGGCCGCGGCCTGGCGCAAGCGTTCCATGCCCTGGGCAATAAAGTCGTCATCGCCGGGCGCCGCCAGGCGCTGCTCGACGAGATAACGGCCGCCCATCCCGGCATGGAGGGCGTGCAGCTCGACATCGCCGATGCCGACGATATCGAACGCGTCGCCCGGACACTCATCGCCCGGTATGCAGGGCTCAACGTCCTGATCAACAACGCGGGCATCATGCCCTTCGACAACGCCGCCGCCGCGGTCGACGACACCACCTCGCGCCGCATCCTGGACACCAACCTGCTCGGTCCTATCCGCCTGACGTCGGCGCTGATCGAACACCTGAAAGCGCAGCCTCGCGCCACCATCATCCACAACACGTCGGTGTTGGCCTATGTGCCCATTGCGACGAACGCCGTCTACTCCGCGTCGAAGGCGGCACTGCACTCCTACGCGCTGTCGCAGCGCTTCATGCTGCGCGACACCAGCGTAACGGTGCAGGAAATCGCGCCGCCCTGGGTCGACACCGACCTGATCAAAAAGAGCGGGGACCCGCGCGCCATGCCGCTGGATGCCTTCATCGCCGAAACCATGAAGGGGCTGGCGACCGACGCGCCCGAAGTCTTCGTGGAAGGCATCAGGGCCTTGCGAGACAACCCGGGATCAGGCGAACACGCCTTCGTGCATGCGTTCAACCAGAGCATCGTCGACAACCCGATTCCGGTCTGA
- a CDS encoding RNA-binding S4 domain-containing protein: MPTIDFELAPGLPFIEVNHLLKVTGVCDSGGAGKQLVADGRVSVDGVLETRKTAKIRAGQTVTCGDVRIVVGQAPEA, translated from the coding sequence ATGCCCACGATAGATTTCGAACTCGCGCCCGGCCTCCCCTTTATCGAAGTGAACCACCTGCTCAAGGTAACAGGGGTCTGCGATAGCGGCGGCGCGGGCAAGCAACTGGTCGCGGACGGCAGGGTCAGCGTGGACGGTGTGCTGGAAACGCGCAAAACCGCCAAGATCCGCGCCGGGCAAACCGTCACTTGCGGCGACGTCCGCATCGTCGTCGGCCAGGCCCCCGAAGCATGA
- a CDS encoding GlxA family transcriptional regulator, producing MRQIGLILEDGFQLMGLSAIAAFELANGELGDDGYRLTILSEAGGIVRSTMSAGIESVPFGVMPDTLIVAGELKPGPVAPGVRAYLVRAAVEARRIAGVCTGAFVLAEAGLLNGRTATTHWAHARRLQERFPEVRVDEDRIFIRDGNIWTSAGMSAAIDLALALIEDDHGAELARQVARKLVVYHRRPGGQSQFSALLQMEPRTDRVKRALTYAKENLRNALNVEELAQAASLSPRQFSRVFREETGQSPAKAVELLRLEAARAMLEDGRHSMDVVARDTGFADRDRMRRAFLRTYGQPPTGLKRSLVLMGSQPMV from the coding sequence ATGCGCCAGATAGGGTTGATCCTGGAGGACGGCTTCCAGCTCATGGGTTTGTCCGCGATCGCCGCCTTCGAACTCGCCAATGGCGAACTCGGCGACGACGGTTATCGGCTGACCATACTTTCCGAGGCCGGCGGCATCGTTCGATCCACCATGAGCGCGGGCATCGAGTCGGTGCCCTTCGGGGTGATGCCCGACACACTGATCGTGGCGGGCGAGTTGAAGCCCGGGCCCGTCGCACCTGGCGTAAGGGCCTATCTGGTCCGCGCCGCGGTAGAGGCGCGGCGGATCGCCGGCGTATGCACGGGCGCTTTCGTGCTGGCCGAGGCCGGGCTGCTGAATGGCCGCACCGCCACCACGCATTGGGCGCATGCCCGACGCCTGCAGGAACGTTTCCCCGAGGTGCGTGTCGACGAAGACCGTATCTTCATCCGGGATGGCAATATCTGGACGTCGGCTGGAATGTCGGCGGCGATCGATCTGGCGCTCGCGTTGATCGAGGACGACCATGGCGCGGAACTGGCGCGTCAGGTCGCGCGCAAGCTGGTGGTTTACCACCGCCGTCCGGGTGGGCAATCGCAGTTCTCGGCCCTGCTGCAGATGGAGCCTCGTACCGACAGGGTGAAACGCGCCCTGACCTATGCGAAGGAGAATCTCCGCAACGCGCTCAACGTGGAAGAATTGGCACAGGCAGCCAGCCTGTCGCCACGCCAGTTCAGCCGCGTCTTCCGCGAGGAAACCGGCCAGTCGCCGGCCAAGGCGGTCGAGCTTCTGCGGCTGGAGGCTGCCAGGGCGATGCTGGAAGACGGCCGGCATTCCATGGACGTGGTGGCGCGCGACACCGGCTTCGCCGACCGGGACCGGATGCGCCGTGCTTTCCTCAGGACCTATGGGCAGCCGCCGACGGGGTTGAAGCGCAGCCTCGTGCTCATGGGCAGTCAGCCGATGGTGTGA
- a CDS encoding TetR/AcrR family transcriptional regulator: protein MVTQNSTFDEILRCARALIIAGGYNGFSYADISEVVGIRKASIHHHFPSKVDLVRTLLQRYHEEAEAGIAAMQQHHPDPVDQLRAYTGYWAACIGDPTSAFCVCALLATQMPVLPPEIAVEVRGHFRLLAGWLTSALEQGAQQGKLALRGSAQSEAEGFLAAVHGAMLSARAYGDTKVFRVVTDPLIERLTAGLAAEAPTKASSATQKKQAGSNRR from the coding sequence ATGGTCACTCAGAACAGCACCTTCGACGAAATTCTGCGTTGCGCCCGCGCCCTTATCATCGCGGGCGGGTACAACGGCTTCAGCTATGCCGACATTTCAGAAGTCGTAGGCATACGCAAGGCCAGCATTCACCATCATTTTCCCAGCAAGGTCGATCTGGTCCGCACGTTGTTGCAGCGCTATCACGAAGAAGCCGAAGCCGGTATCGCCGCGATGCAGCAGCACCATCCCGATCCCGTCGATCAGTTGCGGGCGTATACGGGCTATTGGGCCGCATGCATCGGGGATCCCACCAGCGCCTTCTGCGTGTGCGCGTTGCTTGCGACGCAAATGCCGGTGTTGCCGCCGGAGATCGCCGTGGAAGTACGCGGGCATTTCCGATTGCTGGCCGGATGGCTGACCTCCGCCCTGGAACAGGGCGCGCAGCAGGGCAAGCTGGCGTTGCGCGGTAGCGCGCAGTCAGAGGCCGAAGGTTTCCTGGCGGCGGTACACGGCGCCATGCTTTCGGCCCGCGCCTATGGCGATACGAAGGTGTTCAGGGTCGTTACCGACCCTCTCATAGAAAGGCTGACGGCCGGGCTTGCGGCCGAAGCGCCCACCAAGGCTTCCTCTGCCACGCAGAAGAAGCAAGCAGGTTCGAACAGGCGGTAG
- a CDS encoding MFS transporter, with translation MSSQSCTADVACSAARPQAAPDATLVPAAFLALGTFAIGTEGFMIAPLLSTMAADFHMTVPHVALLVVVFTLTMALSSPISTVLTGRFRRRGTLLLAMSLFAVGNLLAAWSSSFGMLMAARVMMAVASGLYVPNANALAGVIVAPAKRGSALAIVSGGMTLAIALGLPLGGVVGHVFGWRATFLAVGAMSLAAIVGIMAGIARDAGAGIPVATLSQRVAVIRQPAILRLLSVSLFWSIGAYAVYPYIAPYLASVLNYGATGINATVSMWGLAAALGVTTGGALNDRLGSDRVVRLSLIVLGLSFWALALATGLPPSVAAIPVLLGVASWGFSVWAFFPAQMARLIAAGGPAQASLALALNTSTMYLGFSIGSAMGAGILGAGAIWGIGLLAGAAEGIALLLDRRVRS, from the coding sequence ATGTCCTCTCAATCCTGCACCGCGGATGTCGCTTGCAGCGCGGCGCGTCCGCAAGCCGCGCCGGATGCCACCCTGGTACCGGCGGCATTCCTCGCGCTGGGCACCTTCGCCATAGGCACCGAAGGCTTCATGATCGCGCCGCTGCTGTCGACGATGGCCGCCGACTTCCACATGACGGTGCCGCACGTCGCGCTGCTGGTGGTGGTATTCACGCTGACCATGGCCTTGAGCTCGCCGATATCCACGGTGCTGACGGGCCGGTTCAGGCGCCGTGGCACGCTGCTGCTCGCCATGTCGCTGTTTGCCGTGGGAAATCTGCTCGCGGCGTGGTCGTCCAGCTTCGGGATGCTGATGGCCGCGCGCGTCATGATGGCAGTGGCGTCCGGCCTGTACGTTCCCAATGCCAACGCACTCGCCGGCGTCATCGTGGCGCCAGCCAAACGCGGCAGCGCGCTCGCCATCGTGAGCGGCGGCATGACGTTGGCGATCGCGCTCGGACTGCCCTTGGGTGGCGTCGTGGGACATGTCTTCGGCTGGCGCGCCACCTTCCTCGCGGTCGGCGCCATGAGCCTGGCGGCCATCGTCGGGATCATGGCCGGCATCGCCAGGGATGCCGGCGCGGGCATCCCCGTCGCAACCCTGTCCCAGCGTGTCGCCGTCATCCGGCAACCCGCGATCCTGCGGCTGCTGTCGGTCAGCCTTTTCTGGTCCATCGGCGCCTATGCCGTCTACCCCTACATCGCGCCTTATCTGGCCAGCGTCCTGAATTATGGCGCGACGGGGATCAACGCCACGGTCTCGATGTGGGGGCTGGCCGCGGCACTGGGCGTGACGACAGGCGGAGCGTTGAACGACAGGCTCGGCTCCGATCGCGTGGTGCGGCTGTCCCTGATCGTGTTGGGCCTTTCGTTCTGGGCGTTGGCATTGGCCACAGGATTGCCTCCCAGCGTCGCCGCGATTCCGGTCCTGCTCGGCGTCGCGTCATGGGGATTCAGCGTCTGGGCTTTCTTTCCGGCCCAGATGGCGCGCCTCATTGCCGCCGGCGGCCCTGCCCAGGCATCGCTTGCCCTCGCCTTGAACACGTCGACCATGTACCTGGGATTTTCCATCGGCAGCGCCATGGGGGCCGGCATACTGGGCGCCGGCGCCATCTGGGGCATAGGCCTGCTGGCCGGCGCCGCGGAAGGCATCGCGCTGCTGCTCGATCGCCGCGTCCGCTCCTGA
- a CDS encoding SDR family oxidoreductase, translating to MSILVTGASGTVGSQIVRRLATSGVEVKALVRTPGKAALPPGTQEVVGDMSSVKAMRAALSSVRTLFVLNAVAADEVTQALVTLNLARDAGIERIVYLSVIHADLYTNVPHFTGKHTVERMIETLNLPATVLRPAYFMQNDERIRSVVESYGVYPMPIGKAGVSMVDVRDIADVAAAELLARHHAPVALPARTLEVVGPEALTGQTAAQAWSEALHRDVQYGGDDVDGFEQQMAAYGPDWLAYDMRLMMDRIQHHGMHAGAGAVQSLEKLLGRPLRTYRDFVRETLVDKP from the coding sequence ATGAGCATTCTCGTCACTGGTGCGTCCGGCACCGTAGGTTCACAAATCGTCCGGCGTCTCGCCACGAGCGGAGTGGAGGTGAAAGCGCTGGTCCGTACGCCAGGGAAGGCCGCCCTGCCTCCGGGTACACAGGAAGTGGTAGGCGACATGAGCAGTGTCAAGGCAATGCGTGCGGCCTTGTCTTCCGTGCGCACCCTGTTCGTGCTGAACGCGGTGGCCGCCGACGAGGTCACCCAGGCGCTGGTCACCTTGAACCTGGCCAGGGATGCGGGCATCGAGCGCATCGTGTATCTGTCGGTCATCCACGCCGATCTCTATACCAATGTGCCGCATTTCACGGGCAAGCATACGGTCGAACGGATGATCGAAACGCTCAATCTGCCTGCCACCGTCCTGCGGCCGGCCTATTTCATGCAGAACGACGAGCGCATCAGGTCCGTCGTTGAAAGCTACGGCGTCTATCCGATGCCGATCGGCAAGGCAGGCGTGAGCATGGTGGATGTGCGCGACATCGCCGATGTGGCGGCGGCCGAGCTGCTGGCGCGGCACCATGCGCCCGTCGCGCTGCCGGCCCGTACATTGGAGGTCGTGGGGCCGGAGGCCCTGACCGGGCAAACCGCCGCGCAGGCGTGGAGCGAGGCTTTGCACCGTGATGTCCAATACGGGGGCGATGACGTCGATGGCTTCGAACAGCAGATGGCGGCCTACGGGCCTGATTGGCTGGCCTACGACATGCGGCTGATGATGGACCGCATCCAGCATCACGGCATGCACGCTGGCGCGGGAGCAGTCCAGAGCCTGGAAAAGCTGCTTGGGCGTCCCTTGCGCACCTATCGCGACTTTGTCCGGGAGACGCTGGTCGACAAACCGTGA
- a CDS encoding PaaI family thioesterase produces the protein MTTAAIQLPVLEYLQRQLDGTLPDGATTHMRYPTAISRLLGLRIVAIGVATATLELDADATRHGNQQGTVHGGLLCELADAAIGTAHSTLMDPGESFTSIDLKATFLRPVWQARLVAEAWTEHRGRTISHYRCDIRRDDGKTVASIASAVMTLNGDRAQGR, from the coding sequence ATGACTACAGCCGCCATACAACTGCCCGTATTGGAATACCTGCAACGCCAGCTCGACGGCACGCTGCCGGACGGCGCGACGACGCATATGCGCTATCCCACCGCGATCTCGCGGTTGCTGGGCCTGCGTATCGTCGCCATCGGCGTAGCCACGGCAACCCTGGAACTGGATGCGGACGCCACCCGCCACGGCAATCAGCAGGGCACCGTCCACGGAGGGTTGCTGTGCGAACTGGCCGACGCGGCCATCGGCACGGCGCATTCGACACTGATGGATCCGGGTGAGAGCTTCACCAGCATCGATCTGAAGGCGACCTTTCTTCGCCCGGTATGGCAGGCTCGCCTGGTGGCGGAGGCCTGGACGGAGCACCGGGGCAGGACGATCAGCCATTACCGCTGCGATATCCGGCGGGACGACGGCAAGACCGTGGCAAGCATCGCCAGCGCCGTCATGACGCTGAACGGAGATCGTGCCCAGGGCCGGTGA
- a CDS encoding aminotransferase-like domain-containing protein, with protein MRPSPLSPIIEKLAADIRNGRLAPGAALPTHRELAARHGVAIASASKVYARLKDMGLVIGETGRGTFVRDRPRERDWDPGDEARLSAAATDLSFNHPTWPGQADLLRGMLRELAGSGDLAALMHQQPPGGRRHERQIVADFLARERGIRADPQCVFLVNGAQQGLDIAVRALLRAHDMVAVDALTYPGFKMLAEAHELVLKPVPASPPGAAEGPDPQALDALCRRHPVRAIYAMPTLHNPLGWVLTARQRARLVEIARRHDCLIVEDAAYAYLAGNAPPSLVTLAPERTVYVSSLSKSLASGLRFGYVVAPPSMAMRIKAQIRASYWSLPSLVTAMATRWMQDGTVKRLESEHRHGARLRQAVARKVFAGMDMTAHPNALFVWLRLPPDLRADRIVMALAERQIAVSKAEAYATTRHAPQALRLGLGSVPLDELQAVLARVRDVIDAYPI; from the coding sequence ATGCGCCCTTCCCCCCTCTCGCCCATCATCGAGAAACTGGCGGCCGACATCCGGAACGGCAGGCTGGCGCCAGGTGCGGCGCTGCCCACGCACCGGGAACTCGCCGCCCGCCATGGCGTGGCCATCGCCTCGGCCAGCAAGGTCTACGCGCGGCTCAAGGACATGGGCCTGGTCATAGGCGAAACGGGACGAGGCACCTTCGTGCGCGACCGGCCGCGGGAGCGGGACTGGGACCCAGGCGACGAAGCCCGGCTGAGCGCCGCCGCCACCGACCTGTCCTTCAATCACCCGACCTGGCCGGGCCAGGCCGACTTGTTGCGCGGCATGTTGCGCGAGCTGGCGGGCAGCGGCGACCTGGCCGCGCTGATGCACCAGCAACCGCCCGGGGGCCGGCGCCACGAGCGGCAGATCGTGGCCGACTTCCTGGCCAGGGAACGCGGCATCCGCGCGGACCCGCAATGCGTTTTCCTGGTCAACGGTGCGCAGCAGGGACTGGATATCGCCGTGCGCGCATTGCTGCGCGCGCATGACATGGTCGCCGTCGACGCCCTGACGTATCCCGGATTCAAGATGCTGGCCGAAGCGCACGAACTGGTGCTGAAGCCCGTCCCGGCGTCACCGCCGGGCGCGGCCGAGGGTCCGGACCCGCAGGCCCTGGACGCGCTGTGCCGCCGCCATCCCGTACGCGCGATCTACGCCATGCCGACACTGCACAATCCGCTGGGCTGGGTATTGACCGCGCGCCAGCGCGCACGGCTGGTGGAGATCGCCAGGCGGCACGACTGCCTGATCGTCGAGGACGCCGCCTACGCCTATCTCGCCGGCAACGCGCCGCCTTCGCTGGTGACGCTAGCCCCCGAGCGCACCGTCTACGTCTCCAGTCTGTCGAAAAGCCTGGCCAGCGGCCTGCGCTTCGGCTACGTGGTCGCGCCGCCATCGATGGCGATGCGCATCAAGGCGCAGATCCGTGCCAGCTACTGGAGCCTGCCCAGCCTGGTCACCGCCATGGCCACGCGATGGATGCAGGACGGGACGGTGAAGCGACTGGAATCCGAGCATCGCCATGGGGCACGGCTGCGCCAGGCCGTCGCTCGCAAGGTGTTCGCGGGCATGGACATGACCGCCCACCCCAACGCGCTGTTCGTATGGCTGCGCCTGCCACCCGACCTGCGCGCGGACCGCATCGTTATGGCGCTGGCCGAAAGGCAGATAGCGGTGTCAAAGGCGGAAGCCTACGCGACCACCCGCCACGCACCGCAGGCGCTGCGGCTGGGTCTGGGTTCCGTACCCTTGGACGAGTTGCAGGCCGTGCTCGCGCGGGTACGCGATGTCATCGATGCATACCCGATATAG
- a CDS encoding nuclear transport factor 2 family protein: protein MSQQNKAVLQNANAAITVGDIEGFLSFCVDDIIWTTVGGESLHGKEAVRQSMLKEYAEPPKFTVSHLIAEGDHVVALGTIVSRGSDGRLVNNRYSDVWRFRDGRMAELNAFVIESN, encoded by the coding sequence ATGTCACAGCAGAATAAAGCAGTCCTGCAGAATGCCAACGCAGCAATCACCGTCGGCGACATCGAAGGATTCCTGTCGTTCTGCGTCGACGACATAATCTGGACGACGGTGGGGGGCGAGAGCTTGCACGGCAAAGAGGCGGTCCGGCAATCGATGCTGAAGGAGTACGCGGAGCCGCCCAAATTCACCGTTTCGCATCTGATCGCGGAAGGCGACCACGTGGTGGCGCTAGGCACCATCGTTTCCAGGGGCAGCGACGGCCGGCTGGTCAATAACCGCTACTCCGACGTCTGGCGCTTTCGCGATGGCCGGATGGCCGAGCTGAATGCATTCGTCATCGAATCGAACTAG
- a CDS encoding pyridoxal phosphate-dependent decarboxylase family protein, whose product MNAEVEALLRDAAQRAIAYVGAVRDRPVAVSAEALQGLEAFRHPLPETGVDAREVLRLLDESGSPATVATAGGRFFGLVVGGALPATVAANWLATAWDQNACFRHTSPVAATLEDVSLQWMARMFGLPADVGGAFVTGASMANFAALAAARHALLSRLGWDVEAQGLYGAPEIRVIVSEETHVTVGKALALLGLGRQRVTVVPTDRHGRMQVSRLPALDDRTIVCIQAGNVNTGAFDPADEVCRMARQAGAWVHVDGAFGLWALASDKFDTRTQGIALADSWATDGHKWLNVPYDSGIVLVRDAAALRAAMSLNAAYLAQDGAEQREPSHYTPESSRRARGVEIWAALLHLGRQGVAGLVERTCGYARVFAQGLQAAGFEVLNEVALNQVLVSFGSPAVTAAVIERLQEEGICWCGGTVWQGRTAMRISVSSWATTEADVQASLQAMVRAAKKTVDGRTY is encoded by the coding sequence ATGAACGCCGAGGTCGAAGCCTTGCTGCGCGACGCCGCGCAGCGGGCGATTGCGTACGTCGGGGCGGTGCGCGACCGGCCTGTGGCCGTATCGGCCGAGGCATTGCAAGGCCTGGAGGCCTTCAGGCACCCGCTTCCCGAAACGGGTGTCGATGCGCGCGAGGTCCTGCGGCTACTTGATGAAAGCGGCTCGCCCGCGACGGTCGCGACCGCCGGCGGACGCTTCTTCGGCCTGGTGGTCGGCGGCGCGCTGCCGGCCACGGTGGCGGCGAACTGGCTCGCGACCGCATGGGACCAGAATGCCTGCTTTCGGCACACATCGCCGGTCGCCGCGACGCTGGAAGACGTGTCCTTGCAATGGATGGCCCGGATGTTCGGCCTGCCCGCGGATGTTGGTGGCGCATTCGTTACCGGCGCATCGATGGCGAATTTCGCCGCGCTGGCGGCGGCCCGCCATGCGCTGTTGTCGCGACTGGGCTGGGACGTGGAAGCTCAGGGGCTCTACGGCGCGCCGGAGATACGCGTCATCGTCAGTGAAGAGACGCACGTCACGGTGGGCAAGGCCCTGGCGCTGCTGGGCCTGGGCCGCCAGCGGGTCACCGTCGTGCCCACGGATCGCCACGGGCGCATGCAGGTCAGCCGATTGCCGGCGCTGGACGACCGCACCATCGTATGCATCCAGGCGGGCAATGTGAACACCGGCGCCTTCGATCCGGCCGATGAGGTCTGCCGTATGGCCCGGCAGGCCGGCGCCTGGGTACACGTGGACGGCGCCTTCGGCCTTTGGGCACTGGCCAGCGACAAGTTCGACACCAGGACACAGGGAATCGCACTAGCCGACTCCTGGGCGACCGATGGTCATAAATGGCTCAACGTGCCTTATGACAGCGGCATCGTGCTGGTGCGCGATGCCGCGGCGCTGCGCGCGGCCATGTCGCTGAATGCCGCATACCTGGCGCAAGACGGCGCGGAACAGCGGGAGCCATCCCACTACACGCCGGAATCGTCCCGGCGCGCTCGCGGGGTGGAGATTTGGGCGGCGCTGCTGCATCTAGGCAGGCAGGGCGTGGCGGGGCTGGTGGAGCGCACATGCGGCTACGCCAGGGTGTTCGCACAGGGCCTGCAAGCGGCCGGTTTCGAGGTGCTGAACGAGGTCGCGCTCAACCAGGTGCTGGTCAGCTTCGGCTCGCCCGCGGTCACGGCAGCGGTGATCGAAAGACTGCAGGAGGAGGGCATATGCTGGTGCGGCGGCACGGTCTGGCAGGGCCGTACCGCGATGCGCATCAGTGTCTCCAGCTGGGCGACCACCGAGGCCGATGTCCAGGCCAGCCTGCAAGCCATGGTGCGTGCGGCGAAAAAAACCGTTGACGGACGTACCTACTAG
- a CDS encoding restriction endonuclease, translating to MRFKPSRNSIFGVLLRSPWWMSAGIAAALLVGAVAALPREYWAIGVFASIPFVVIAFLAGWRQLRTPSDSRVEAIAAAAAAMSWPAFAAAIRSGLERDGCQVETYPGAGADFVLSKGDHIAVLSAQRWKAARTGVEPVRALQAARERRQAREAIYVALGEVSPSAREYAATHGVSFMTAPELAKLLRHAAI from the coding sequence ATGAGGTTCAAACCCTCCAGGAATTCGATTTTCGGCGTGCTGCTGCGCTCTCCGTGGTGGATGAGCGCGGGGATCGCCGCCGCATTGCTCGTCGGCGCCGTCGCGGCCCTGCCGCGCGAGTACTGGGCGATCGGCGTATTCGCCTCCATTCCCTTCGTGGTGATTGCTTTCCTTGCCGGCTGGCGGCAGTTGCGCACGCCGTCCGATAGCCGCGTGGAAGCCATCGCGGCGGCGGCCGCGGCCATGTCCTGGCCCGCCTTCGCCGCCGCCATACGTTCCGGCCTGGAACGTGACGGCTGCCAGGTGGAAACCTATCCTGGCGCCGGCGCCGACTTCGTCCTGAGCAAAGGCGACCACATCGCCGTGCTCAGCGCGCAGCGCTGGAAAGCCGCCCGTACGGGTGTCGAACCTGTCCGGGCCCTGCAAGCGGCCCGCGAACGCCGGCAAGCGCGCGAAGCCATCTACGTCGCGCTAGGGGAAGTTTCACCGTCGGCCCGGGAATATGCCGCGACGCATGGCGTCTCCTTCATGACCGCGCCCGAGCTCGCCAAACTGCTGCGGCACGCGGCGATCTGA
- a CDS encoding GntR family transcriptional regulator: MQEAETTLAATGKRSLDQAAADTLRQAILTGAIAPGSRLTETRLAEQMTLSRGPIRAALHKLVTEGLVIQQPYVGWRVISLSVQDAWEISTLRANFEGLAARLAAERIDDHGRERLQGAYDRLVAAASQADHAALIDADLALHKLVVDLAGHSRLAQHYAPVTHQIRLYIAATTGMHHMAFDSVCEAHWNIVESILQGMATEAGALASAHCYNSGRKLRNLLERGE; this comes from the coding sequence GTGCAGGAAGCAGAAACCACACTCGCCGCAACGGGCAAACGCAGCCTCGACCAGGCCGCTGCCGACACCCTGCGGCAAGCCATCCTGACTGGCGCGATCGCGCCCGGCAGCCGATTGACGGAAACCCGGTTGGCGGAGCAGATGACGCTGTCACGCGGCCCGATACGCGCGGCACTGCACAAGCTCGTCACCGAGGGCCTGGTGATCCAGCAGCCCTATGTGGGATGGCGCGTCATCAGCCTGAGCGTCCAGGATGCCTGGGAGATTTCCACCTTGCGCGCCAACTTCGAGGGGCTGGCGGCGCGACTGGCCGCCGAGCGCATCGACGACCACGGGCGCGAGCGGCTGCAAGGCGCGTACGATCGCTTGGTCGCCGCCGCCAGTCAGGCCGATCACGCCGCATTGATCGACGCGGACCTGGCGTTGCACAAGCTTGTCGTCGATCTGGCCGGGCATAGCCGGCTGGCGCAGCACTACGCACCCGTGACGCACCAGATCCGTCTGTACATCGCCGCCACGACGGGGATGCATCACATGGCTTTCGATTCCGTGTGCGAGGCACACTGGAACATCGTGGAGTCCATCCTGCAGGGCATGGCGACCGAGGCGGGCGCGCTTGCCAGCGCGCATTGCTACAACAGCGGACGGAAGCTGCGCAATCTGCTCGAACGCGGAGAATGA